DNA sequence from the Falco peregrinus isolate bFalPer1 chromosome 1, bFalPer1.pri, whole genome shotgun sequence genome:
CactattttttctgttcaaatatGTACCCTGAGATCCTCCCAGCTtgcaaagagcagaaggaaacaaaactgcGCGCAAGGCAAAGctgaatgaaacaaaaaggtTAGGTAATTAAGCCTCCTCTCTTTCTCAGCATTGGGTTCTCCTGAAGAGAAAACCcacttctgtgttttgtaaTCATCTCAGATTTACAGTAAAGCTACACGTACATGGCGAGTTTATATGGCCCTCTATTTCTTCTCCCTTATCTAGCTTATGGAAGTATAACACACCAAGAACATCTCCTTTCTTTACAGGGAGCTATGTATCAGAACATACCAATAaactacatttttcattttagtagAGTTCGCATTATTGCAATAAATACAAACATGCCTCAAGTGTCTTTTGGCACACTAAAATCTTGGACCACCACAAAGCTTAAGCTGCTCCAGTTAAAACCTCTGAGGAGTTTcctttcacacacaaaaatcagctgaaaattCAAGTCTTAATAAAATTCACCTGAGCTCTTCCCAGTAAGGGTTCTACTTCTTTGTTATGTTCTATGGCAGTTTCAAAGGACTGGAGAAAAGTAGATACTATTGGATCTATGACTTTCTTATTGGTCTTGTACTTTTCATGTATTATTTTCAACAAACCACACTTCTTCACAGTTCCTGCAAGCAAATAaaggtgggttgtttttttttaaacaataacaaaaacatcagggaaaaaacccaaacacccccTCCAACACTTGAGTAAGCTACAATTCCAAAAACTAGCTAAACCTTCAGCgaacagaagaataaaataaaactttatcaGCTTTATTAACCAGTTGCCTGAATTGACAAAACAAGAGAACAATCGGTTAACATCTCCCTGTACGTCTGCCTTGGTGTGCCTGGATCATGATGTGGCTTCTGAAGCTGAAAGCAGGCGGTTTAAATTCACCCTCACCTCAATCACAGGCTAAGATATACCATGCTTTATATACCATCCTTCTgtcttccaaaataatttttcaattaaattgttagaaaaatctgagaaataCTTTCATATCATGCAGGTAGCATTATTCACAAAACTTCCACAGACTAGGAACAAGTGCTTTCCAaactcaattatttttattgaagtaTACTGACCTACCACTTAATTTTGTAAATGCCTTTTGTTTGTGCCTCCTTTATATGTGGCTCTAGTTATTCAGGCTGCTgtccattaaaacaaacaacccacaatTTTCACGAGTTAAAACCAAAGTTTTAAGTTATGAATTTAATATCCCCTACGAATCTGTAACGCTGGAAGTCCTTTCACAGTAATATCACTTGTTCAGTGTacatgaaggaagaaaaaaaaaaaaaaaagattttgaaaaaagttaaatctTACGAACATATTCTGCCCTGAAGAACAAATTCCGTTGTAACCCAAGATGATCACAGCTCAAATACTTTCAAATTGCAGAGGATATCCTACTAGAGGATAACACGCACATCTAATCTTAAGATGTTTTAATACGATGAAAAATGAAGTTGACTCGAAATTACCAAGCCTATGAATGCTTCTATGTTAAAGCACACATCGCTGATAACAGCTCCTAATACGTTTAGAAAGGTCTTAAACAGATGGGGTTTTTGCCATTATTCAAGTATCAAATACTGCTTACCGCCATGAAGAAGCATCACATGAAACAAACCAAGCAACTAGGGCAATGCCTATATCCACATAAATGATATGTGAACAAGCACGTTCCTGGCATTAAGAATGCCACTCCCTGTTTCTTAATGAAGGCCTGAGAATATACCCATCAACTGTGGAACAAAGAAGCATATTCAAGATTTTGGTGCCAAGTAGAAGACATCACAGCAGACAACTTTAACTGCTAACGTCAAGACTCACCattaaaggcaccacaataagGACAAGTGTTTTTCTTTCGGCACTTTTCAGACACCTTCTTTTTTAGCCCTCTCTTCTGAAGATATGTAAGGCCAGGCCGCTTCAGGTAATccaaaaactgttttttttcttccactgacaGCATGATACGGCAACAGGTTTTGCAGATCATCTTAAATGTAAGCACACATAAACACAGCTGTTTAACAGGCACATTCAGAGACCTAACCTCTCCTACCAAAACTTCAGTTGTTCAGTAgaatgcagattttttaaattaaatatgatTGTCTTGGTTGAAAGACTAATTCATATACtgtaacacacagaaaaaagtacatggaaaaaagaaaaatacagtcaaCGAGGCAAGTCCTTCTCTAAGCTCTGCAGGACCTTAAAAACCcatacaaagcaaacaaatttaCTGGGATGTCCTAAATGGCCAGTTATACGGCATACATTTAATTTGAATGaccatggaaaaaataatggattGAATTAATGACTCTGAGactacaaaaaataaaccagatgtATTTACATCACTAAGAGTGgtatttaatttacaaaacacAAGATACATAAAGGTTAAATTTATAATACTATGCTATCTTGATCTTCTCAATTACTCTTTCAGGcatcatctttcctttttctgccaataAATCATAATCATGTTTACCTGTAAGATGCCTATCACAGCTTTGAAGTATCCAACATGAAAACACGGTAGTTCTAAGTCAATGTACCCATAATGTCCTAAACAATCAGCCAGATTTTTTCCACAGGTTTCACAGGGGCAGTCTTTTTCACTGGTTCCCtttgggagaaggggaaaacacacacagaaaaaaaaatttagctGTAATGCACCGAATTAGTAGAAAATACAACAGTTCCTAACTAGTCAGCTATCCCGACAGCAGACCCGCTCCTTTTTCCCAGCATCAGAAGCATGTCAGTAGCATTACGCTCACTCCaaggcttaaaaagaaaaatgtctttcataCATAGGCCCTGCTGATACCAGCGACATTGACTCATCCTGCTCTTGTAACTGATCTTACAGCCCGCTAACCGACAATATGGCCTTTTATAGCCATGTGTCTCTGGGCATCCCAACAACCTGGCAGAAAGAAGTTATCTCCTGCCTCAAAAGAATACTTTCCTTAAGCCTCCAAAGGCACTAAGGAAGTAGTTGTGGCTGCAGCTAACAGTCTACGCAATTCAAGCAGAGCCATTTGCACTTATTTTGGACAAGCACTACATTTCAGTTGTTCCAACTTATTTCTAACCACGTCAAGTAATTCCATAAAAAgggtttgggaaaaaaaaaagaaaaggttctCACCATGCGATGGTCAAGTACTCCATACTGCAGCGGAGAGTGATGGTTGTCCTGACTATACAAGTTTTTGCTAACCACTTGGATGTGAGCTTGCTGACGCATCTCTTCTGGGGATTTCATGCCAAAACAGATGTGGCTTCTAGGATGGGAAATTTCACGTGTGTCACACATGTGCACGTACTCACAGAGATGCAGAAATATGTTACTACGTGTCCAGACGCAATGCAAAGGGAGTTAAATTCATCCACACTACCACTGAAGTAGATTGTTTTAGACAATTATTCAAAATAGCgctgtttttctgtgaattgGTGGTTTCTACCCGAAGTTTACCGATGTTCTCAGGCAACCCTAGAGCTGCACAGCCACACGCCTGCCGAGCCAGGGCCCGAGCCAGGCCCGGCCAGCCCGGGGCCAGCTCAGCCCACACCAGCGCCTCTAGAAAGGGGAAAAACGGTAACCGCAGCTCCCTccgccgctccccccccccccgccgccgcacACCGAACTCCCTGCCAGGGCCGCCCGCAGCGGCTGCAGGCCGCGCCGGCACCCCGGACGCTCCCCCAACACCGGGCAGCGGCCCCAGGGCCTCCCACCGCGCCCAGCGCCACACGGGCCGCCCCGCTCACATCTTCTTGGCCACATCTGTCTCCCTGAACTGCTCCTTCACCatggcggcggggggggggagagggaggaggggggatgGGTCGGGCAGCGGCAACCCCTCAGCGTGCGGCTCGGCTGCACCGAGCGGCGCAGAGCACCCTCCGCCCGCAGCGCCCCCTGCTGGCCCACGGCTAAACCCGCCTCTGAGGGAGGGCACCGCCCCTCACGGCCGCCTCCGGGGCCCACGGGCGGAGCCACGCAGGACCGCGGGGCGGGAGGCGGAAGCAGCCCCTCACAGCGCCGGTACTTGGCAGAGGGGCCCGGCTGGCTGGTCCCGGGGCCGAGCCTGGCCGCCACGCCCGCCGCCGGGCCTATCAGGCACATATAGaccgccgcctccgccgcctccTTCCGTGTCCGGCTCTGGAGCGGACACCCCGGAGCGTGGCCCCGCCCCCCGCACGAAGGACCCCGGCACCGCCTTATGATTGGCTGCGGGCGCGCGGCACTTCCTTTCCTCGCTCGCTGGCAAGAAGGCCGTCGCCGCGATGGTGAGTGCCGGCGCTGGGCAGCGGCAATCCGTTCTCTAtccgccccccgccgccgccatccTGCCCCCGGCCGGCTCCTAGCCGGTCCGTCGGTCAGCCCCTGGCGGGACCTGAGGGCGGGCTTGGCATCCCGTTGCCAGCCGGGGCTCCCGCGGCCGGCCTGCTTGCGGCTGGTCGGGGCCGGTTGGCAGCGAGCGGGGCCGGGTTGCGGGCCGGGGCCTGGCCCCCGCGGGCTGACTGCGGTTGCTCGGTAAGAGCAGACCTGCGCTTTGGTAGTAGCTTTACCCTGTATTTGTTCCCTTAAAGTGGTAATGGGCGCTGTGGATCATGCCCCTGTACTGGTTTCAaagttttttcctgttggaaagTCTTAAGGAATCGGTAACATATAGGGCTTTTGTAAAGTAAACATCCCCACAAAGGATATGGTAACATATAGGCCATGTAACACTGAAGAAACTGCTGTTGTATGATTGTGCTGCTTGGGCTTGTAATCTGTGTGTTTCAGTAAAAGCTGCTTCAGCTATTCAAATGGTAGGAGTAAGTGTGGATGTTGCTGTGATATTTGGCAGCTGGgaatgagttttattttttgaatataCTCTTCAGAGCTGTTTTCATGTACTCTATATGTACTTCTTTTTAGAGCTGCTGAACCCAGGGCCAGCCCGCTTGTTACGAGTTCCCTGTCAGGACTTGAGAGACTTCTGACTGTTGCTGCACAGTGTGTTATTTATACACTTGTTAAGTCTGGACTGTATGTGTAGCTATTGTTTTGTgttactttgtttcttttcttgcagaacGAAACAGTGACCATCAGAACCAGGAAGTTCATGACAAACAGGCTTCTTCAGCGCAAGCAGATGGtaaaacaatacagaaaattgCTTTTAGTTTGTCTGTTGGTTTTGGGctgcaggtgttttttttaggCGCTCTAAGGGGCCTGTAAAACCTCCAGAGACCCTGTTGTTATAGGCTTAAACGCGTTGATGTATGCTGAAGTTAAAATTTGATGGTGAAGTACAGAGTTGGTTTGTCATTTgcagttgcaccaggggaggtttagattagatattgggaaaaaaTTGTTCACAGGAAGAGTGGTTAAGCATTGGAACTTAGTGACATGGTTTGGTGGGACTTTATGGTTGGACTCTACCTTAGAGGTTTCTTCCAATCAAAATCATTACCTCAAGTGGGAAACCTAGAATTTTGTATCAAATCAATACTACTTTTTACTGCCAAGGAAGGTTAGCGTATGTGTTAAGCTCATGGTGGGACTGTAGCACCTGGCTGTTGCGCTGGATACTGACTTTTTACTCAACTTGTAAAAATTTCCTTCTTAGGTGATTGATGTTCTTCATCCTGGGAAGGCCACAGTCCCCAAAACAGAAATCAGGGAAAAGCTGGCGAAAATGTACAAGACGACCCCTGATGTTATTTTCGTCTTTGGCTTCAGAACTCACTTTGGTGGTGGCAAGACAACAGGTTTTGGCATGATCTATGATTCCCTGGACTACgcaaagaaaaatgaaccaAAGCACAGGCTTGCTAGGGTAGGTTGTTTTTCAGTAACTTGAGAACAATTAGGATGGATTGGAAGTGTTGTGACTTACATGTCTAAAAGCCAAAGTTTGTGACAGTGCTGTTGTACTCAAGAGTTCTGTAAGAGGtcttaaaatagtattttagcTTCTGCATTTACAAAATAGGCTAAGTTTTTTATTGTATATTACAGGGGAACTGGGAAGGCAAAACATACTACCAGTGATACTTATCAGTAATAGATAATTAACCGCTATTAAAGGTCTTGAAGAAGCATTAAGGGATGGGGCTGATGCATATGCTACTTCAGTGCCTAGATTTTGTGTTCCTTAGTTAAATTGTGTCACTATTTAGCtaacatttgaaatttaaaCAGTATTGGAAGAGTCCAGAAATAGTAGAGCTTAATTTCAGAGCTGTTATCAGTGAAACAATGTTAAATGCAACTGTTTCTTAATAGCATGGCTTGTATGAAAAGAAGAAGACTTCCAGGAAGCAGCGAAAGGAGCGTaagaacagaatgaagaaagTCAGGGGCACAGCCAAGGCAAATGTTGGTGCTGGCAAGAAGGTAGGATGAGAATATCTGTGAACTAGAGGGAGCATGTTGCCTTTGAAATGTTGATTAGAAAATCTTCAACAGAAtaacattgtttttcttccatttctttcaccTGTTCTACTGGATAACAGAAGGTAATCTGTGTGGTGTTTTATAGCTTGTTATCAGCTCAGTAGCTTAGtttgctccttgctgctgcaaTCATAGCTGATGTAATGTCAAACAATGCTGCTTAAGTGATCCTTTCCTATGTGCCACTAGGAACTGAGGTTAAACTTTAGTAAATCTAACAGTATTGCTCTAATCGCATAACTCGGTCTTGcaatatgcaaaataaatcaTCTTAACACCTGTTACTCAGATTGCCTAAATATCTAATGCTTACTCCCCCAAGCTGATATAATTAATGGAATTAATTATAGAGTATGTTTAGTTAAGGATGTGTGGTGGTGTAGCCAGTCAGAACAGCGTGTAAGTAGAGGTAAGGTAGAATGCCTGCTTTATCCTGTGTTTAAGTGACTGATTCCCAAGATGGGCAGTTTTCCCTGGTGGGAGCttcctgtgctgtggctgcaacTTGACACAAGCAGCTTGGAGGGAAGGCATAGTTCATCATctatcatgaaaaaaaaaacaacaaccccaacaaaaccaacaaaaaacccactgaaacgGGGGAATAGCCCGGGTGTAGAGACAATCATCTTCCTTCGTAGCTTTTTGTCCTCAGAAAAATGCCAAGTAAGCTGTGCAGTTAAGTGGGGTTTTACAAGTGTTGTAGCAAGGGGGGGGAGGGTGATGGGTTTTGATGCTTAGCTCTGTAGCTGCTGAAGTGTGTTGACATCTTGAACTTTAGTAATcttcacttttgcttttttctactttcttgGAATTCTCCATCAGAAATGAAGTATCTAGCAGGTACTGAAAATAAGCATGGATGTGGTGACTGAATTATACATCACTGAAACGTGTCCATCCTTTTAATCGAAGCACTGTACTGCCTTGCATACGTGCACCTTTGCTTTCAACTTGCTTCTGCCCTGTAAGGGTTCAGATAACTACTTAATGAATTTTATTCTGTGTGACTTGGGATTAAAAAATTTGGCTAATGGCAAACAAAGACTTTTTGAAACT
Encoded proteins:
- the RPS24 gene encoding 40S ribosomal protein S24 isoform X1, translated to MNETVTIRTRKFMTNRLLQRKQMVIDVLHPGKATVPKTEIREKLAKMYKTTPDVIFVFGFRTHFGGGKTTGFGMIYDSLDYAKKNEPKHRLARHGLYEKKKTSRKQRKERKNRMKKVRGTAKANVGAGKKK
- the RPS24 gene encoding 40S ribosomal protein S24 isoform X2 yields the protein MNETVTIRTRKFMTNRLLQRKQMVIDVLHPGKATVPKTEIREKLAKMYKTTPDVIFVFGFRTHFGGGKTTGFGMIYDSLDYAKKNEPKHRLARHGLYEKKKTSRKQRKERKNRMKKVRGTAKANVGAGKK